From a single Planctellipticum variicoloris genomic region:
- a CDS encoding transposase, with translation MRDPRRLSDRQVAEIYRRRGSIEPFLRDFTQPCGCGKLRSHKAEHAACERIWSLLGLRALLLYARQPQPESDDDPSTSVARVLRAFGRAPPQPDLRPAAGKTLTARLSTALVDRSDRRDKRSRGSPRKQYEPPAKPPQIPTATADQRLQAPTPAPGSTRKGFTTQRGIRIAARLPLTDRQPRITDHFFQNPGSIMLL, from the coding sequence GTGCGCGATCCGAGGCGGCTCAGCGACCGGCAGGTGGCCGAGATCTATCGCCGACGGGGGAGCATCGAGCCGTTCTTGCGGGACTTCACGCAGCCCTGCGGGTGCGGCAAACTGCGGAGCCACAAGGCCGAGCATGCCGCGTGCGAACGGATCTGGTCGCTGCTGGGGCTGCGGGCGCTGCTGCTCTACGCCCGCCAGCCGCAGCCGGAGTCCGACGACGACCCATCGACGAGCGTGGCCCGCGTGCTGCGTGCATTCGGCCGGGCGCCACCGCAGCCGGATCTGCGTCCTGCCGCGGGGAAAACGCTGACGGCACGGCTGTCGACGGCACTCGTCGACCGGTCCGATCGTCGCGACAAACGGAGTCGGGGCTCCCCTCGCAAGCAATACGAACCGCCCGCGAAGCCCCCGCAGATCCCAACCGCAACCGCCGACCAGCGACTACAAGCGCCAACGCCCGCACCAGGTTCGACACGAAAAGGGTTTACCACGCAGCGCGGCATCCGAATTGCGGCCCGTCTGCCCCTCACTGACCGCCAGCCACGGATCACTGATCACTTCTTTCAGAACCCCGGCTCCATCATGTTGCTGTAG
- a CDS encoding IS4 family transposase yields the protein MAEKGLTEEERRELIGPLAGTVLLRRIFPLLQRLAPCGTERDTARNRQLFYSQYAALLLIGFFNPVLKSARALVAASGLKKVQQLAGGQKVSAGAFSEASSVFDPSLLEGLVHELRRQFARHQFRVSRSGRLGRLPNPIVERLVAVDGTVLSALPQIAARLGRGSQGQWRLHTQLRIHDQRVVASTLTEEPAKGPHSERAVTLQQIQAREPQPAGAPGDLYILDRGYRSAVVFNELVEARCDYVCRLNRGDGRVVEGPVNDANGHAVQLPALTEADRAAGVVADELIALGGGSGASPARTNHVVRRITVEPVPGRPSSARQGRLRSDQTGREGLILATTLLDLPAEQVVLIYECRWQIELFFRFLKQVLGCQQLLSAKTRGVEIQLYCSLLAGLLLALATGGHLSRRAYEMVCLYMTGWADDEELLAAFPQPP from the coding sequence ATGGCGGAGAAGGGGCTGACGGAGGAGGAGCGGCGGGAGCTGATTGGTCCTTTGGCCGGGACCGTCCTGCTGCGGCGCATCTTTCCGCTGCTGCAACGATTGGCTCCCTGCGGGACAGAACGCGACACCGCTCGCAACCGGCAGCTGTTCTACAGCCAGTATGCCGCGCTCCTCCTGATCGGCTTCTTCAACCCCGTTCTCAAGTCCGCCCGGGCGCTCGTCGCAGCCTCGGGACTGAAAAAGGTCCAACAGCTCGCCGGCGGGCAAAAGGTCTCGGCCGGGGCCTTCTCCGAGGCCTCGTCCGTCTTCGATCCCTCGCTCCTGGAAGGACTCGTTCACGAACTCCGCCGCCAGTTCGCCCGGCATCAGTTCCGCGTGAGCCGCAGCGGTCGGCTGGGACGCCTTCCCAACCCGATCGTCGAACGTCTCGTCGCCGTCGACGGGACCGTGCTGTCGGCCTTGCCGCAGATCGCCGCCCGGCTGGGACGCGGTTCTCAAGGCCAGTGGCGGCTGCACACCCAGCTTCGCATTCACGACCAGAGGGTCGTGGCCTCGACCCTCACCGAGGAGCCGGCCAAAGGGCCGCACTCCGAGCGCGCCGTCACGCTCCAGCAGATCCAGGCCCGCGAACCGCAACCCGCCGGTGCGCCGGGAGACCTTTATATTCTGGACCGGGGCTATCGCTCGGCCGTGGTGTTCAACGAACTGGTCGAAGCCCGCTGCGACTACGTCTGCCGGCTCAATCGCGGGGACGGTCGCGTGGTCGAGGGACCGGTCAACGACGCGAACGGTCATGCGGTTCAACTCCCCGCGCTCACCGAAGCCGATCGCGCCGCGGGGGTCGTGGCGGATGAACTGATCGCGCTGGGCGGCGGCAGCGGAGCCAGTCCCGCAAGAACCAATCACGTCGTGCGGCGGATCACCGTCGAGCCAGTGCCCGGTCGACCAAGTTCGGCAAGGCAGGGGCGGCTTCGCAGCGACCAGACCGGGCGGGAAGGCCTGATCCTGGCCACGACGCTGCTGGATCTCCCGGCCGAACAGGTGGTGCTAATCTATGAATGCCGGTGGCAGATCGAGCTGTTCTTCCGGTTTCTGAAGCAGGTGCTGGGCTGCCAGCAACTGCTCTCGGCGAAGACGCGGGGCGTGGAGATCCAGCTCTACTGTTCGCTGCTCGCCGGGCTGCTCCTGGCCCTGGCGACGGGAGGCCACCTGTCGCGTCGAGCGTATGAAATGGTCTGTCTCTACATGACCGGCTGGGCCGACGACGAAGAACTCCTCGCCGCCTTCCCCCAGCCGCCATAG
- a CDS encoding sialidase family protein — protein MIRMFSVVGLLFVASAAGAAEPEFSSELIFPLNPRHNHAPGVAELADGSLFVTWYRGSGERKADDVEVLGARRPAGSTTWSEEFPIADTPGFPDCNTCLMVDARGRLWVFWPVILANTWESCLTRFQVADQPVGTGAPNWSRSDFILLKPADFGERGRAELDGLVAKLPIPPTGQLKGAIDDARVKLGDKLYQRLGWQPRCKPTVLPSGRILLPLYSDTFSISLMAISDDEGQTWHASEPLLGFGAIQPAVVRRNDGTLVAYMRENGPLNKIRVCESADEGETWGPVGTIDLPNPGSGLDAVRLQSGAWLLVYNDLVEGRRSLAVSLSDDEGKTWSHTRHLERQESGQYHYPAIIQAKDGRVHVVYSYFVEGGKSMKHAQFNEAWVRAGK, from the coding sequence ATGATTCGCATGTTCAGTGTCGTCGGCCTGCTGTTCGTCGCGTCGGCCGCCGGAGCGGCCGAGCCGGAGTTCTCATCCGAGCTGATCTTCCCCCTCAATCCACGCCACAACCATGCCCCCGGGGTCGCCGAACTGGCGGATGGTTCGCTGTTCGTGACGTGGTATCGCGGCTCGGGAGAGCGAAAGGCCGACGACGTCGAAGTCCTGGGGGCCCGCCGCCCGGCGGGGTCGACCACCTGGAGCGAGGAGTTCCCGATCGCCGACACCCCGGGCTTTCCCGACTGCAACACCTGCCTGATGGTCGACGCGCGCGGGCGACTCTGGGTGTTCTGGCCGGTCATTCTGGCGAATACCTGGGAATCGTGTCTGACGCGGTTTCAGGTTGCCGACCAGCCGGTTGGAACAGGCGCGCCGAACTGGAGTCGTAGTGATTTCATCCTGCTCAAGCCGGCTGACTTCGGCGAACGCGGGCGGGCTGAACTCGATGGCCTGGTGGCAAAGCTGCCGATCCCGCCGACCGGTCAGCTCAAGGGGGCGATCGACGACGCCCGCGTCAAACTGGGGGACAAGCTCTACCAGCGTCTCGGCTGGCAGCCGCGCTGCAAGCCGACCGTCCTCCCCTCGGGCCGGATCCTGCTCCCGCTCTACAGCGACACGTTTTCGATTTCCCTCATGGCGATCAGCGACGACGAGGGACAAACCTGGCATGCCTCCGAGCCGCTGCTCGGCTTCGGCGCCATTCAGCCGGCGGTCGTCCGTCGGAACGACGGCACGCTCGTGGCCTACATGCGCGAGAACGGCCCGCTCAACAAAATCCGCGTCTGCGAATCCGCCGACGAGGGCGAAACCTGGGGACCGGTCGGCACGATCGACCTCCCCAATCCCGGCTCGGGACTCGACGCCGTCCGACTGCAATCCGGAGCGTGGCTGCTGGTCTACAACGACCTCGTCGAGGGACGACGGAGCCTGGCGGTCTCACTCTCGGACGACGAGGGGAAAACCTGGTCGCACACCCGGCACCTCGAACGGCAGGAGTCCGGGCAATACCACTACCCGGCGATCATCCAGGCCAAAGACGGCCGAGTTCACGTCGTCTACAGCTATTTCGTCGAAGGCGGCAAAAGCATGAAGCACGCTCAGTTCAACGAAGCCTGGGTCCGCGCCGGAAAATGA
- a CDS encoding ExbD/TolR family protein: MPLKTPELEEPTINLTSMLDVVLLLVYFFMVGAQFSSDERQYDIELPTVAEAAPLTEQPDEIVVNLTAEGVISVSNQVLSLAALEESLIRARENYPNQMVVIRGAGEGRYQPVMDVMSTCRRAGIRNISLAHRPLGEAP; this comes from the coding sequence ATGCCGCTCAAAACTCCCGAGCTTGAAGAACCGACGATCAATCTGACGTCGATGCTCGACGTCGTGCTGCTGCTCGTCTACTTCTTCATGGTCGGCGCTCAGTTCTCGTCGGACGAACGGCAATACGACATTGAGTTGCCGACGGTCGCGGAGGCCGCGCCACTGACCGAACAGCCCGACGAAATCGTGGTGAACCTGACGGCGGAGGGAGTGATCTCCGTGAGCAATCAGGTTCTCAGCCTGGCGGCGCTGGAAGAGTCGCTGATCCGGGCGCGGGAGAATTATCCAAATCAGATGGTGGTGATTCGCGGGGCCGGGGAGGGGCGCTATCAACCGGTGATGGACGTGATGTCGACCTGCCGGAGGGCGGGCATTCGCAATATTTCGCTGGCGCATCGACCGCTCGGGGAGGCTCCCTGA
- a CDS encoding prenyltransferase/squalene oxidase repeat-containing protein: MPEWLNRLALLISGGPEATTGTMLLRGALVGCSIFATVQLLTMLSTRWGERHALAKSFVLSLLLHCCFGLGWATVAEQSRLHRPAPVQEEDVITPLQRAFLESDEPQPYDEPGTTPVWQRPLDVPQLQVARIERPPEEMDLPQTDEPRAPEAPFERPELPMPVRPPEQPTTPELLASVDRNRPLPAATLEAEAPSLPSASSLPSLSVRPERQERPRPELDVPELLPSRGAAQRMDQATLDPTALTIPLTQTEDDSIPKALGIEADMIQRKAGQAAAPTPDLGVGDGDRATSTNTPESSASRFTRSTPQPTRPSEMPLPDPARSTSAPDPATVPQETLIASRAARSTLPSTERVAPEVVRSTGPAMSPARTQDPAETYKLRRLEKRLQSAVKNGGTESSEKSVELALLWLAKNQEPEGFWDSSKHGGGFQAKDPEGHDRKGSGTEADTGLTGMAILCFLGAGYTQDEGQYTEVINKAVDWLISQQREDGYLGGKATYYDAMYSHGMAAYALAEAVGMQEDPNGRPELRQAVMRAVHYISLMQNSDGGWRYSNDKRSDMSMFGWQLMAIKSAGMAGIEAPVATQRGMFEFLRDRSRDARGQKDRNGGLAGYFSDSDPPRPAMTAEAWFCKQMYGLRRTSQASGEASQFLLEHLPKRSAPNYYYWYYGTLSMFQHGGQPWNEWNDALRDSLISEQRKTGPMAGTWDPVDPWGGLGGRLYSTTFCTLSLEVYYRFLPLHQQREPQ; this comes from the coding sequence ATGCCGGAGTGGCTGAACCGTCTGGCGCTGCTGATTTCGGGTGGTCCCGAGGCCACTACGGGAACGATGCTGTTGCGCGGCGCCCTGGTCGGCTGCTCGATCTTCGCCACGGTGCAGTTGCTGACGATGCTGAGCACCCGCTGGGGCGAGCGGCATGCATTGGCAAAGTCATTCGTGCTCTCGCTGCTGCTGCATTGCTGTTTTGGACTTGGCTGGGCCACGGTGGCGGAGCAGTCCCGGCTCCATCGACCTGCCCCGGTCCAGGAAGAGGACGTCATTACTCCGCTTCAGCGGGCCTTCCTGGAGAGCGACGAACCTCAGCCCTACGACGAGCCGGGAACCACTCCGGTCTGGCAGCGTCCGCTGGACGTCCCGCAACTGCAGGTCGCGCGCATCGAACGGCCTCCCGAGGAGATGGACTTACCGCAGACCGATGAGCCGCGAGCGCCCGAAGCGCCGTTCGAGCGGCCGGAACTCCCCATGCCGGTCCGTCCGCCGGAGCAACCGACGACTCCCGAACTGCTGGCCTCGGTCGATCGCAACCGCCCGCTCCCGGCAGCCACGCTGGAAGCCGAAGCCCCATCGCTGCCGTCCGCCTCATCGCTCCCGTCGCTGTCTGTCAGACCCGAGCGTCAGGAGCGTCCAAGGCCCGAGCTCGACGTGCCGGAACTGCTGCCGTCGCGCGGCGCTGCGCAGCGGATGGATCAGGCGACGCTGGATCCGACGGCTCTCACCATTCCGCTGACGCAGACTGAGGACGATTCGATTCCCAAGGCGCTCGGAATTGAGGCGGACATGATCCAGCGCAAAGCCGGCCAGGCGGCTGCGCCGACGCCTGATCTGGGGGTCGGGGACGGCGATCGGGCGACGAGTACGAATACGCCGGAAAGCAGCGCATCCCGTTTTACGCGATCGACTCCGCAGCCGACCAGGCCGTCGGAGATGCCGCTGCCCGATCCCGCCCGGTCGACGTCCGCGCCCGATCCCGCAACGGTCCCGCAGGAAACGCTGATCGCTTCGCGGGCGGCGAGATCGACGCTCCCGTCGACCGAACGGGTCGCCCCGGAGGTCGTCCGGTCGACGGGGCCGGCGATGTCGCCGGCCCGGACGCAGGATCCGGCGGAGACCTACAAGCTCCGGCGGCTGGAGAAGCGGCTGCAGTCGGCGGTGAAGAACGGCGGGACCGAGTCGTCCGAGAAATCCGTGGAGCTGGCGCTGCTGTGGCTGGCGAAAAACCAGGAACCGGAAGGCTTCTGGGATTCGTCGAAGCATGGCGGCGGTTTCCAGGCCAAGGATCCCGAGGGACACGACCGCAAAGGGAGCGGCACAGAGGCGGACACGGGATTGACCGGAATGGCGATCCTCTGCTTCCTGGGGGCCGGGTATACCCAGGACGAAGGCCAGTACACGGAAGTCATTAACAAGGCTGTCGACTGGCTGATCTCGCAGCAGCGCGAAGACGGCTATCTGGGGGGGAAGGCGACGTACTACGACGCCATGTATTCTCACGGGATGGCGGCTTACGCGCTGGCGGAGGCGGTCGGCATGCAGGAGGATCCGAACGGCCGGCCCGAATTGCGACAGGCGGTGATGCGGGCGGTCCACTACATTTCGCTGATGCAGAATTCGGACGGAGGCTGGCGGTACAGCAACGACAAGCGGAGCGATATGAGCATGTTCGGCTGGCAGCTCATGGCGATCAAGAGCGCCGGCATGGCCGGGATCGAGGCCCCGGTGGCGACGCAGCGGGGGATGTTCGAGTTTCTCCGCGACCGCAGCCGCGACGCGCGGGGACAGAAGGACCGGAACGGCGGGCTGGCGGGGTACTTCAGCGACAGCGATCCTCCCCGTCCCGCGATGACTGCGGAAGCGTGGTTCTGCAAGCAGATGTACGGCCTCCGGCGGACGTCGCAGGCCAGCGGCGAGGCTTCGCAGTTCCTGCTCGAACACCTGCCGAAGCGTTCCGCGCCCAATTATTACTACTGGTACTACGGCACGCTGTCGATGTTCCAGCACGGCGGGCAGCCCTGGAACGAGTGGAACGACGCGCTGCGGGATTCGCTGATTTCCGAGCAGCGGAAGACGGGGCCGATGGCGGGGACGTGGGATCCGGTCGATCCGTGGGGCGGGCTGGGGGGCCGGCTGTATTCGACGACGTTCTGCACGCTGTCGCTGGAGGTTTATTACCGGTTCCTGCCGCTGCATCAGCAGCGCGAACCCCAGTAG
- a CDS encoding rhomboid family intramembrane serine protease yields the protein MAPTGTDNFSLRLKWREFPVTTISIALCVVVFAYTHGGPLFGCGDSSELQRRLGAVSSRVRVLDDGHEIRVIEPEFFGPLDLWNGEWWRIPACSFHHGDLIHLLCNLSAVWFLSPWLERRFVALWMGLFVLSAAAVSLLPEFLIGNNAIGYSGVICAIFGALWALRKDDRELQDELTDSMIQGGVGFLVLGVVLTSLGIVSFANLAHFVGLGYGFLVGWVATVRPARREMAVVGLIAAHALVVPAWWLACHPFWNGRYHWFVADRQTDPALKENQFAQAVAWDPRLPGAWRELSALQFRTGRPDLAWTTALQGVQANPSNAGLQEQARELWWRWAVSQPQGVEELAAIFGDRAPAIRELLKQPPRSVRITRDGPAPDDALSETELQRFRLNQGIDLSFPELTRPERGGKLPAVDPDSPESAVEGRTM from the coding sequence ATGGCTCCCACTGGTACCGACAATTTTTCCTTGCGACTGAAGTGGCGGGAGTTTCCCGTCACGACGATTTCGATTGCGCTGTGCGTGGTCGTTTTCGCATACACGCACGGGGGACCGCTGTTCGGATGTGGCGATTCCTCGGAACTGCAGCGCCGCCTCGGGGCGGTCTCGTCGCGGGTCCGCGTGCTGGACGACGGCCATGAGATCCGCGTGATCGAGCCGGAATTCTTCGGCCCGCTCGATCTGTGGAACGGAGAGTGGTGGCGCATTCCCGCCTGCTCGTTCCATCACGGCGACCTGATCCACCTGCTCTGCAATCTGTCGGCCGTCTGGTTTCTGAGTCCCTGGCTCGAACGCCGGTTCGTCGCGCTGTGGATGGGGCTGTTCGTTTTGAGCGCGGCGGCCGTTTCGCTGCTGCCGGAGTTTCTGATCGGAAACAATGCGATCGGGTATTCGGGGGTGATCTGCGCGATTTTCGGGGCGCTCTGGGCGCTGCGAAAGGACGACCGCGAATTACAGGACGAGCTCACGGATTCGATGATCCAGGGGGGCGTCGGCTTTCTGGTTCTCGGAGTGGTCCTGACGTCGCTGGGAATTGTGTCGTTCGCCAATCTGGCCCATTTCGTCGGACTGGGTTACGGATTTCTGGTCGGCTGGGTTGCGACCGTCCGCCCCGCCCGCCGGGAAATGGCGGTCGTCGGCCTGATCGCGGCCCATGCGCTGGTCGTTCCCGCGTGGTGGCTGGCGTGCCATCCGTTCTGGAACGGTCGTTACCACTGGTTTGTGGCGGATCGCCAGACCGATCCGGCCCTCAAGGAGAACCAGTTCGCTCAGGCGGTTGCGTGGGATCCCCGGTTGCCGGGGGCCTGGCGCGAGCTGTCGGCGCTGCAGTTCCGCACCGGCCGTCCTGATCTGGCCTGGACGACTGCCCTGCAGGGCGTGCAGGCGAATCCTTCGAACGCCGGTCTGCAGGAACAGGCGCGTGAATTGTGGTGGCGGTGGGCGGTCTCGCAGCCCCAGGGGGTCGAGGAACTGGCGGCGATCTTCGGCGATCGGGCTCCCGCGATCCGCGAGCTCCTCAAGCAGCCGCCCCGGAGCGTCCGCATCACGCGCGACGGACCCGCGCCGGACGATGCGCTTTCGGAAACGGAGCTGCAACGTTTTCGGTTGAACCAGGGGATCGACCTCTCGTTCCCGGAGCTGACCCGCCCGGAGCGTGGCGGAAAACTGCCGGCTGTGGATCCCGATTCGCCCGAGAGCGCGGTTGAAGGCCGGACGATGTAG
- a CDS encoding AAA family ATPase, giving the protein MVATLEEAQLLQEEARQFQQDFLAAREAIGRVIVGQGRVIDAALIAVFAGGNLLLEGVPGLGKTELVKALSRVLDLDFRRIQFTPDLMPADIIGTNIMSSDDHGRYQFEFRKGPIFTQLLLADEINRASPKTQSALLETMQEGSVTTGGVIHQLKQPFFVLATQNPLEQEGTYPLPEAQLDRFMFKVVVPFLNRAELNDVVSRTILKSPVDLSKLLDSDQILQFRKTLEKVVVTDAVRDYAVRLVLSTHPDSEFAPERVKQFVKWGASPRAAQALIRAGRVRALADGRPHVAFEDIRSFANEVLQHRVLLNYDGQAESLNLGELVQECVRSLPETA; this is encoded by the coding sequence ATGGTCGCGACACTTGAAGAGGCTCAGCTCCTGCAGGAGGAAGCCCGCCAGTTTCAGCAGGATTTTCTTGCCGCTCGCGAGGCCATCGGCCGTGTGATCGTCGGCCAGGGCCGCGTGATCGACGCCGCCCTGATCGCGGTCTTTGCCGGAGGGAACCTGCTGCTGGAAGGGGTCCCGGGACTGGGCAAGACCGAGCTGGTCAAAGCCCTCTCGCGAGTCCTCGATCTCGATTTTCGGCGCATTCAGTTCACTCCCGATCTGATGCCCGCTGACATCATCGGCACGAACATCATGTCGAGCGACGACCACGGCCGCTACCAGTTCGAGTTCCGCAAGGGGCCGATCTTCACGCAGTTGCTGCTCGCCGACGAAATCAATCGCGCGTCCCCCAAGACGCAGTCCGCCCTGCTGGAAACGATGCAGGAAGGCTCCGTCACGACCGGCGGCGTCATCCATCAGCTCAAACAGCCGTTCTTCGTCCTCGCGACGCAGAATCCACTGGAACAGGAAGGAACCTATCCGTTGCCCGAAGCGCAGCTCGATCGGTTCATGTTCAAAGTGGTTGTCCCCTTTCTCAATCGAGCGGAGCTCAACGACGTCGTCAGCCGGACGATTCTCAAGTCTCCCGTGGATCTGTCCAAACTGCTGGACTCCGACCAGATTCTGCAGTTCCGCAAGACTCTGGAGAAAGTCGTCGTCACGGACGCCGTTCGGGACTACGCCGTCCGGCTGGTCCTCTCGACACATCCGGACTCGGAGTTCGCCCCCGAGCGCGTGAAGCAGTTCGTCAAGTGGGGCGCCAGCCCGCGGGCGGCCCAGGCGCTGATCCGCGCGGGACGCGTCCGGGCCCTGGCAGACGGTCGTCCGCACGTCGCCTTCGAAGACATCCGTTCGTTCGCGAACGAAGTCCTCCAGCACCGCGTCCTCCTCAATTACGACGGCCAGGCCGAGAGCCTGAATCTCGGCGAACTCGTCCAGGAATGCGTCCGGTCATTGCCCGAGACGGCTTGA